From a single Actinomycetota bacterium genomic region:
- a CDS encoding biotin transporter BioY, with amino-acid sequence MREGTAKRGRSYFSVREITVIGLFAAMIAASAWITIPLGTVPITLQVFAVLLAGLLLRPVPALAAIGAYLLLGAAGVPVFANFASGMGVLLGPTGGYLFGFAAAALLVSLICRALVSKIGQLAADAIGCAVGIVVIYLLGWFQLMMVLGLSPSAAFVAGVAPFIALDAAKAVVAVGVAASLRRAGVAVVNSQA; translated from the coding sequence ATGCGTGAGGGCACAGCAAAGAGAGGTCGTAGCTACTTCAGCGTCAGGGAGATAACCGTAATCGGCCTGTTCGCCGCGATGATAGCCGCCTCGGCATGGATTACGATTCCGCTAGGTACAGTGCCCATAACCCTCCAGGTATTCGCGGTCCTGCTTGCCGGACTGCTCCTAAGGCCCGTTCCCGCGCTTGCGGCGATAGGAGCCTATCTGCTGCTTGGCGCGGCCGGCGTTCCGGTGTTCGCGAACTTCGCTTCCGGCATGGGGGTTTTGTTGGGCCCGACCGGCGGCTATCTTTTCGGGTTTGCCGCCGCCGCGCTCCTGGTCTCGCTTATCTGCCGCGCTCTTGTCTCGAAAATCGGTCAGCTGGCAGCGGATGCAATAGGGTGCGCCGTCGGCATCGTAGTGATTTACCTGCTGGGCTGGTTTCAGCTCATGATGGTGCTGGGCCTCTCTCCATCTGCAGCTTTCGTGGCGGGAGTCGCGCCATTCATCGCGCTCGATGCCGCTAAAGCCGTTGTTGCCGTGGGCGTGGCCGCTTCACTGCGTCGAGCAGGCGTGGCAGTGGTCAACTCCCAGGCGTAA
- a CDS encoding DedA family protein, whose product MNAITGIPIVDWALGLLDTWGYHLVVFFTIFENVFLIGTFTPGDTVVISAAFMASPERSTLSLWLVWTLSVIGTMIGCNISYLFGRKGGRPALTKHGHRFHFTEERIAQAEAYFNIYGPRALFFSRFATGLKHFVPVIAGASRMPILHFQGWTLLSAIAQTSLMVAIGVFVGENFDWALNVARGFGVLGLIIFTSLAVLLVLGRRRYFAHRREEVLEEYLHEKDEHAHQDDDAVPHSAASEKKDDS is encoded by the coding sequence ATGAACGCTATTACGGGAATTCCTATCGTTGACTGGGCCTTGGGTCTTCTGGACACCTGGGGCTATCACCTGGTCGTATTCTTCACCATCTTTGAGAACGTTTTTCTGATAGGTACGTTTACGCCGGGAGATACGGTCGTGATCTCTGCGGCGTTTATGGCCTCGCCCGAGCGCAGCACGCTCTCTCTTTGGCTGGTATGGACGCTTTCCGTGATTGGAACAATGATCGGCTGCAACATATCGTATCTATTTGGGAGGAAGGGCGGGCGCCCCGCGCTGACGAAGCATGGCCACCGCTTCCACTTTACAGAAGAGCGTATCGCGCAAGCCGAGGCGTACTTCAACATCTATGGTCCCCGGGCGCTCTTCTTTTCGCGGTTTGCCACAGGGCTCAAGCACTTCGTTCCTGTCATTGCGGGGGCAAGCAGGATGCCCATTCTCCACTTCCAGGGGTGGACGTTGCTCTCCGCGATAGCCCAGACTTCATTGATGGTCGCAATCGGCGTTTTTGTCGGCGAGAACTTCGACTGGGCGCTTAATGTGGCGCGCGGTTTCGGTGTACTCGGATTGATCATCTTTACCAGCTTGGCGGTTCTTCTTGTCCTGGGGCGCAGACGCTATTTCGCTCACCGAAGGGAAGAGGTGCTCGAGGAGTACCTTCATGAAAAGGACGAGCACGCTCACCAGGATGACGATGCGGTACCACACTCTGCTGCCTCGGAAAAGAAAGATGATTCATGA
- the nadC gene encoding carboxylating nicotinate-nucleotide diphosphorylase, producing MRMESMLAEAIDALVVASLSEDLGVASSALRVPGGVPDLLGRDVTSAAIVPHDARFTGHIVAREEGVVCGLPVVRRAWSMLSSAAGLAGAVEIEALVDEGASVTQGARIAEVTGNARVVLAGERSALNALMMLSGIATEAHRWQIEAGKDLIVVDTRKTAPGLRVMSKYAVAIGGASNHRYGLYDMALVKDNHLTFLGSITKTVVALRSAAFDLKLEVEADTVEQAVEAALSGADMVLLDNMDDETLAAAVAAVREVSRKTGLPVLTEASGSITFDRLARLRATGVDRVSSSALTLAAPIDFGLDELAR from the coding sequence ATGAGGATGGAGAGCATGCTCGCCGAAGCGATCGATGCGCTGGTCGTCGCGTCCCTCTCGGAGGATCTGGGCGTCGCTAGTTCGGCCCTGCGAGTCCCAGGCGGCGTGCCGGATCTTCTCGGCAGGGATGTCACTTCCGCCGCCATCGTTCCGCACGATGCGCGGTTTACAGGGCATATCGTCGCCCGCGAGGAAGGGGTTGTATGCGGCTTACCTGTTGTCCGGCGTGCTTGGTCGATGCTCTCCTCGGCGGCGGGGCTTGCAGGTGCTGTCGAGATCGAGGCCCTCGTCGATGAAGGCGCATCTGTGACACAGGGCGCCCGGATCGCCGAGGTGACGGGAAACGCACGGGTCGTGCTCGCCGGCGAGCGCAGTGCGCTCAATGCGCTAATGATGCTTTCAGGGATCGCGACTGAGGCTCACCGTTGGCAGATTGAGGCTGGTAAGGACCTTATTGTGGTCGATACGCGTAAAACGGCACCGGGTTTGCGAGTAATGTCCAAATATGCGGTTGCGATAGGTGGTGCGAGCAATCATCGGTATGGCTTGTACGATATGGCGCTCGTCAAAGATAATCACCTGACCTTTTTGGGTAGCATTACCAAGACGGTTGTCGCTCTTCGCTCGGCCGCTTTTGATCTGAAGCTAGAGGTCGAGGCCGACACAGTCGAACAAGCGGTAGAAGCTGCACTTTCAGGGGCTGATATGGTGCTGTTGGATAACATGGATGACGAAACTCTCGCGGCCGCTGTGGCTGCTGTGCGTGAGGTTTCCAGGAAAACAGGTCTGCCGGTACTCACAGAGGCCAGCGGGTCGATCACCTTCGATCGCCTGGCGCGATTGCGCGCAACCGGTGTTGATAGGGTGTCTTCAAGCGCCTTGACGCTTGCTGCGCCTATCGATTTTGGACTCGACGAATTGGCGCGATGA
- the folE gene encoding GTP cyclohydrolase I FolE: protein MNQGKIEQGVRLILEGIGEDPDREGLAQTPRRVAEMYAEVFSGLFDNPAEHLRIMFDEGHQEMVLVRDIPLYSMCEHHLTPFFGRAHVAYIPGKSGRICGLSKLARLVDSFARRPQVQERLTSQIVDTLVECLDPAGAIVVIEAEHLCMSMRGVNKPGAITTTSAVRGLLQSNTATRAEAMSLITGR, encoded by the coding sequence ATGAACCAAGGCAAGATCGAGCAGGGCGTCCGGCTGATTCTCGAAGGGATAGGAGAGGATCCTGACCGGGAGGGCTTGGCGCAGACACCTCGCAGGGTTGCCGAGATGTACGCTGAGGTTTTCAGCGGGCTTTTCGACAATCCGGCCGAGCATCTGCGGATTATGTTTGACGAGGGCCATCAGGAGATGGTCCTCGTTCGCGATATCCCCCTGTATTCGATGTGCGAGCATCACCTGACGCCATTTTTTGGGCGTGCACATGTAGCGTACATCCCTGGGAAAAGCGGCCGGATATGTGGCCTCTCCAAGCTCGCGCGTCTGGTAGATTCGTTCGCGCGACGGCCCCAGGTGCAAGAGCGCCTCACATCGCAGATCGTCGACACACTGGTGGAGTGCCTCGATCCCGCAGGAGCGATAGTTGTCATCGAAGCGGAGCATCTTTGCATGTCGATGCGTGGGGTGAACAAACCTGGAGCGATTACAACGACAAGTGCGGTAAGGGGATTGCTACAGAGCAACACCGCGACTCGCGCCGAGGCGATGTCGCTTATCACCGGAAGATAG
- the folP gene encoding dihydropteroate synthase: MRIWRCGGIDLILDRPLVMGIVNVTPDSFFDGGSTACVDSALAHAQHLLDAGADIIDVGGESTRPGAASISPADEIARVLPVVSVLAAEGTFPVSIDTRHASVAAACIEAGAHIINDVSGFSDSAMASVASASGAGIVIVHMLGEPATMQVAPFYEDVVAEVLEFLSARALALVAEGVDPESICVDPGIGFGKTVEHNLKLMRSLDRFAEMSYPVMLGASRKRFIADIAGSQAEVPKDRLGGSIAAAVWGALNGVAVLRVHDVAETVQAVRVAQALAEG; the protein is encoded by the coding sequence ATGCGAATCTGGCGTTGTGGTGGCATCGACCTGATTTTGGATCGTCCGTTGGTCATGGGGATAGTCAACGTCACCCCTGACTCGTTCTTTGACGGTGGAAGCACCGCCTGCGTTGATAGCGCCCTGGCACACGCCCAGCACCTGCTTGACGCCGGAGCCGACATCATCGATGTGGGCGGAGAATCTACCAGGCCCGGCGCGGCTTCGATCTCGCCGGCCGACGAGATCGCACGTGTCTTGCCTGTGGTTTCGGTGCTTGCCGCCGAGGGGACGTTTCCGGTTTCGATCGATACCCGGCATGCTTCGGTGGCCGCCGCCTGCATTGAGGCGGGAGCCCACATCATCAACGACGTAAGTGGATTTAGCGACTCCGCGATGGCCTCGGTTGCCTCGGCGTCAGGAGCCGGGATCGTGATCGTGCACATGCTTGGCGAGCCCGCCACCATGCAGGTCGCGCCATTCTACGAGGACGTTGTAGCCGAGGTGCTTGAGTTTCTTTCGGCGCGAGCGCTGGCTCTTGTGGCCGAGGGGGTCGACCCGGAATCCATATGTGTCGATCCGGGTATAGGTTTTGGTAAGACTGTTGAGCATAATTTGAAGTTGATGCGCTCCCTCGACAGATTTGCGGAGATGAGCTACCCGGTCATGCTCGGAGCGTCCAGAAAGCGGTTTATCGCCGATATCGCCGGCAGCCAAGCCGAGGTGCCGAAAGATCGCCTTGGCGGCAGCATTGCGGCTGCGGTTTGGGGCGCTCTAAACGGCGTGGCGGTGCTTCGTGTGCATGACGTGGCCGAGACCGTGCAGGCTGTTCGAGTCGCGCAGGCGCTCGCGGAAGGGTGA
- a CDS encoding biotin--[acetyl-CoA-carboxylase] ligase — MSSRQLILEALREARGTVVSGEFLASRLGISRAAVAKHIKALRALGYEVSAFTGSGYSMSMAPDIPLPAEVAALVSEPLWVRFEGGASTGSTNDDARKLAAKGCPSGTVVLASHQQKGRGRFGRNWESPEGGVYLSAVLRPQIALADLAPIALVISVGVARGLRRLGADAKLKWPNDLVIGSRKVAGILVEVSAEVDQVEWIVAGVGVNVRPGSGRLEGAAYLSEAVGKQDRLLLPAVAAAILDGVASAYIHFERDGFEALRAEYESLSTLTGEEVVVRDIAGAICSSGRARGIDHTGRLLVEDYSGKKVALSAGDVTLKGAR, encoded by the coding sequence ATGAGCAGCCGACAGTTGATCTTGGAGGCTCTTCGAGAGGCCCGAGGAACCGTGGTTTCAGGAGAGTTTCTTGCCTCGCGACTGGGAATCAGCCGGGCGGCGGTGGCCAAGCACATCAAGGCGCTAAGAGCGCTCGGGTATGAGGTATCCGCATTCACGGGTTCGGGATACTCAATGTCAATGGCCCCGGATATTCCGCTGCCGGCAGAGGTCGCCGCTTTGGTCAGTGAGCCGCTGTGGGTTCGTTTTGAAGGCGGCGCTTCGACCGGCTCGACCAACGATGACGCTCGAAAGCTCGCGGCAAAGGGCTGCCCTTCCGGCACGGTTGTTCTCGCTTCGCACCAGCAGAAGGGGCGTGGGCGCTTTGGGCGAAACTGGGAGTCCCCCGAAGGAGGCGTGTATCTCTCGGCGGTGCTAAGGCCACAGATCGCGCTCGCCGATCTGGCTCCGATTGCGCTGGTCATCTCAGTTGGTGTCGCCAGGGGACTCAGGCGCCTGGGCGCAGATGCGAAGCTCAAGTGGCCAAACGACCTCGTGATCGGCTCGCGCAAGGTTGCCGGCATACTGGTAGAGGTTTCCGCCGAGGTGGACCAGGTAGAGTGGATAGTCGCGGGCGTAGGCGTGAATGTCAGGCCGGGCTCTGGCCGCCTTGAGGGGGCCGCTTACTTGTCGGAGGCGGTTGGCAAGCAGGATCGGCTTTTGCTTCCTGCAGTTGCGGCAGCCATTTTGGATGGGGTGGCCTCGGCGTACATCCACTTCGAGAGGGACGGTTTCGAGGCTTTACGTGCCGAGTATGAGAGCCTGTCGACACTTACAGGCGAGGAGGTGGTCGTTCGAGATATTGCGGGCGCCATCTGCAGTTCGGGGAGGGCCCGTGGAATCGACCACACGGGACGCCTGCTTGTCGAGGACTACTCCGGGAAAAAGGTGGCCCTCTCGGCGGGCGACGTCACGCTGAAAGGCGCTCGTTGA
- the folK gene encoding 2-amino-4-hydroxy-6-hydroxymethyldihydropteridine diphosphokinase yields the protein MRVHLGLGSNLGDASGDRLAALVDALRRVEGLEGTKVIAVSSAYESEAWPDPEDPAFVNAVAIIETSLDLDRLLTALERIEHSMGREPARERNAPRAIDIDILLAEDVQLADEHLTVPHPKMAERDFVITPLLEVDPKIRWPDGAPIDRERVSAGSVIAKLGEVPGFARPPRLSAEKEPWETVMEFGSDPSFLLQSGAVPLGGMSGQVGMSGQIEGSFAELVLSQEGIPWAWEPFAPGLGSDPYGFSRRFQLKVPLSKAQEARDLLAALAAAPVDWSETDSSSE from the coding sequence ATGCGTGTCCATCTTGGGCTCGGAAGCAACCTGGGTGATGCGTCCGGGGACAGGCTTGCAGCCTTGGTTGACGCCCTGCGAAGGGTGGAAGGGCTCGAAGGCACCAAGGTGATCGCGGTTTCCTCGGCGTATGAGAGCGAAGCGTGGCCTGATCCTGAAGATCCTGCGTTCGTAAACGCTGTCGCGATCATCGAGACCTCGCTCGATCTCGATCGCCTGCTGACCGCTTTGGAGCGCATAGAGCACAGTATGGGCCGAGAGCCTGCCAGGGAGCGAAACGCGCCTCGCGCAATCGATATCGACATACTTTTGGCGGAAGACGTGCAATTGGCCGACGAGCATCTCACGGTGCCGCATCCCAAAATGGCCGAGAGGGATTTTGTGATAACGCCCCTGCTCGAAGTCGATCCGAAGATCAGATGGCCAGATGGCGCTCCTATTGACCGCGAGCGGGTAAGCGCAGGCTCTGTCATCGCGAAGCTGGGGGAAGTACCCGGGTTCGCGCGACCGCCCAGACTCTCGGCGGAGAAAGAGCCATGGGAGACAGTGATGGAGTTCGGCTCGGATCCTTCCTTCCTGCTTCAGTCGGGGGCGGTTCCGCTTGGGGGCATGTCGGGACAGGTGGGAATGTCCGGTCAGATCGAAGGCTCGTTCGCCGAGCTTGTCCTGTCGCAGGAGGGGATACCTTGGGCCTGGGAGCCGTTCGCGCCCGGGCTGGGCAGTGATCCCTATGGGTTCTCTCGCCGGTTCCAGCTTAAAGTGCCACTTTCCAAAGCTCAGGAGGCTCGTGACCTGTTGGCTGCTTTGGCGGCGGCGCCAGTAGATTGGAGTGAGACGGACTCTTCAAGCGAGTGA
- the nadB gene encoding L-aspartate oxidase encodes MDTERLAIRRVDVLVIGSGIAGLTAASALAEKRKVTLVTKARLEETSTWHAQGGIAGAVGEADSVELHLADTLVVGQGINDERVVRAVVEEAAEALAELQSLGVAFDLDVNGRVSLALEGGHSLPRILHSGDATGAAVQDALSRHVRGLPSVELLEERFLVDMLVDKGRCTGALVRDMRGGRTEAFFADAVVLATGGCGQVYRMTTNPTIATGDGVAAAWRAGVEISDMEFVQFHPTVLDHASNPKFLITEALRGEGAYLLDCSENRFMPQAHPLAELAPRDVVSREIERVMARCERPNVWLDARHLGGDYLKQRFPTIWERCLEAGYDISRDLVPVAPTAHYMIGGAKVDIDGRTSLPGLYATGEVAASGLHGANRLASNSLLEGLVFSRRIARALLEDGEPTIAPEVSGDVRRASEPDVRFTGHKPPSGSSATSHAEQLQPKELRDKLQETMSRHVGVTRSADSLAAALDEIARLTRSLEGLFCRSGANRSSVPPGWISSADSTDLLEARNLLTVGMLISRAAAMREESRGAHYRDDFPCREDTKWLGHTVWRHGSPPCFEPAGDDSR; translated from the coding sequence CTGGACACAGAGCGGCTGGCAATTCGCCGCGTCGACGTGCTTGTCATCGGTAGCGGTATCGCGGGTTTGACCGCAGCCTCGGCACTTGCCGAGAAGCGTAAGGTCACGCTGGTCACTAAGGCGCGACTGGAAGAGACGAGCACGTGGCATGCGCAGGGAGGGATCGCCGGCGCGGTCGGGGAGGCCGACTCTGTTGAGCTGCACCTTGCCGACACGCTTGTGGTTGGGCAAGGCATCAACGACGAAAGGGTCGTCCGCGCGGTCGTGGAAGAGGCCGCGGAGGCGTTGGCGGAGCTGCAGTCGCTGGGCGTAGCCTTCGACCTTGATGTGAACGGTCGGGTCAGTCTGGCGCTTGAAGGAGGACACTCCCTTCCGAGAATCCTGCACTCCGGCGACGCGACCGGCGCAGCGGTGCAAGACGCCCTCTCTCGCCACGTGCGGGGTCTGCCGAGCGTCGAGCTTCTTGAGGAGCGTTTTCTTGTGGACATGCTTGTCGACAAAGGCCGCTGCACAGGAGCGCTCGTCCGCGACATGCGCGGTGGACGCACGGAGGCGTTTTTCGCGGATGCGGTTGTTCTGGCGACCGGAGGATGCGGGCAGGTATATCGCATGACCACCAACCCGACGATTGCAACCGGCGATGGCGTAGCCGCGGCATGGCGAGCGGGTGTCGAGATATCGGACATGGAGTTTGTGCAGTTTCATCCAACCGTGCTCGACCATGCGTCAAACCCAAAGTTCCTGATCACCGAGGCCTTGCGCGGCGAAGGCGCTTATCTTCTGGACTGCTCGGAGAATCGCTTCATGCCCCAGGCGCACCCTCTGGCGGAGCTTGCTCCGCGCGATGTCGTTAGCAGAGAGATCGAGAGGGTGATGGCGCGCTGCGAGCGGCCGAATGTCTGGCTCGACGCACGCCATCTCGGCGGCGACTATCTCAAGCAGCGATTTCCGACGATCTGGGAGAGGTGCCTGGAGGCAGGGTACGACATCTCCCGTGATCTGGTCCCTGTGGCTCCGACCGCGCACTACATGATCGGAGGGGCCAAAGTCGATATCGACGGACGCACTTCGCTTCCCGGGCTTTACGCGACCGGCGAGGTCGCCGCAAGCGGATTGCATGGAGCGAATCGCCTGGCCAGCAACTCGCTGCTCGAAGGGCTTGTGTTCTCCAGAAGGATAGCACGCGCTTTGCTGGAAGATGGCGAGCCCACAATCGCGCCGGAGGTGTCCGGCGATGTCAGGCGCGCCTCTGAGCCGGATGTGCGGTTCACCGGCCACAAGCCGCCGAGTGGATCATCTGCCACGAGCCATGCGGAGCAACTCCAGCCAAAGGAGCTGCGAGACAAGTTGCAAGAGACGATGTCAAGGCATGTAGGGGTCACGCGTTCGGCGGACTCTCTTGCGGCAGCGCTTGACGAGATCGCTCGTCTCACCCGCTCGCTGGAAGGCCTGTTCTGCCGTTCGGGTGCGAACAGAAGCTCCGTGCCGCCAGGCTGGATTTCCTCGGCGGACTCGACAGATCTCCTGGAGGCGCGAAACCTCCTTACAGTAGGGATGTTGATCTCGCGCGCTGCGGCTATGCGTGAAGAGAGTAGAGGCGCGCACTATCGCGACGATTTTCCATGCCGAGAAGACACAAAGTGGCTCGGCCACACCGTATGGCGGCACGGTAGCCCTCCGTGCTTCGAGCCTGCGGGGGACGACAGCCGATGA
- the panC gene encoding pantoate--beta-alanine ligase, which yields MEQVVSKEEARQAIADARRESRTIALVPTMGALHEGHLSLVRAAAKRASYVAVSIFVNPAQFGPHEDFDAYPRDLAGDAELLRAEGVDLLFAPTTEGMYGDVSVSLDTAVKVDPGALATVWEGSSRPSHFIGVATVVTKLFGVIRPDLAFFGEKDFQQLRIVERVARDLDIPTKIVSCPVVRDRDGLALSSRNSRLDASARKDALALYAAISAAEAAVSAGETSVAALKAIMTAEFDSRPGIEMDYAVIVDPYTLEELTAVDRPVRVLVAGRVAQVRLIDTAPIIPPRGPR from the coding sequence GTGGAGCAGGTCGTATCGAAAGAAGAGGCCAGGCAGGCTATCGCAGATGCCCGCCGAGAAAGCAGGACGATAGCCCTTGTGCCGACGATGGGCGCGCTGCACGAAGGGCATCTATCCCTGGTTCGCGCGGCTGCCAAGCGCGCCAGTTACGTCGCGGTATCGATATTTGTCAATCCCGCTCAATTCGGCCCGCATGAGGATTTCGACGCCTACCCGCGTGATCTGGCAGGCGATGCGGAGTTGCTGCGTGCCGAGGGAGTGGATCTGCTGTTCGCGCCGACCACCGAAGGCATGTACGGTGATGTCAGCGTCTCGCTGGATACCGCTGTCAAGGTCGATCCCGGTGCGCTTGCGACAGTGTGGGAGGGAAGCTCACGCCCTTCTCACTTCATCGGTGTGGCAACGGTCGTGACCAAGCTTTTCGGCGTTATAAGGCCGGACCTGGCGTTCTTCGGCGAAAAAGACTTCCAGCAACTAAGGATAGTCGAGCGTGTGGCACGCGATTTGGACATTCCCACAAAAATAGTGAGCTGCCCAGTGGTGCGCGACCGAGACGGGCTAGCGCTTTCATCGCGCAACTCCAGGCTGGATGCGAGTGCTCGTAAGGACGCGCTTGCGCTGTATGCCGCGATCAGCGCAGCCGAGGCGGCCGTGTCAGCCGGGGAAACCTCAGTCGCTGCCCTGAAAGCGATTATGACCGCCGAATTTGATTCCCGCCCGGGAATCGAGATGGACTACGCGGTCATAGTCGATCCGTATACGCTCGAGGAGTTGACTGCGGTGGACCGCCCTGTCCGCGTCCTGGTGGCGGGACGTGTGGCACAAGTGCGGCTGATAGACACTGCGCCGATCATACCGCCACGGGGACCCAGATGA
- the panB gene encoding 3-methyl-2-oxobutanoate hydroxymethyltransferase, protein MSDTSVPDPKKPVSTLSLREMKRAGLPIVVITAYDAPSARMVEEAGADIVLVGDSLGMVVLGRDSTLPVTVEEMLHHTKAVRKGASRALVVADMPFMSYQVTPEEAMRNAGRMMAEGGAQAVKIEGGLAVAGTVRRLTEAGIPVMGHVGLTPQSVHQLGGYRVQGKDIESALKLVEDCLALQDAGAFAIVLECIPEQLSAIVSQKLAIPTIGIGAGAGCDGQVQVFHDILGLGGQSPPRHAKQYVNLSATITHALRTFTGEVRDHAFPGKEHSTQLDPEVLAELKRA, encoded by the coding sequence ATGAGCGATACATCTGTGCCTGATCCAAAGAAACCGGTTAGCACTCTGTCCTTGCGCGAGATGAAACGCGCCGGTCTCCCCATTGTGGTGATCACCGCATACGATGCACCCTCGGCGAGAATGGTCGAGGAGGCAGGGGCGGACATCGTGCTAGTCGGTGACTCGTTAGGGATGGTTGTGCTTGGGCGCGACTCGACGTTGCCTGTCACCGTTGAGGAGATGCTGCACCATACGAAAGCTGTCAGAAAAGGCGCCTCTCGGGCGCTTGTTGTGGCGGATATGCCTTTCATGTCGTACCAGGTCACCCCAGAAGAGGCTATGCGTAACGCCGGCCGGATGATGGCCGAAGGCGGCGCGCAGGCGGTCAAGATCGAAGGCGGCCTTGCCGTTGCCGGGACCGTTCGCAGGTTGACGGAAGCCGGTATTCCGGTGATGGGGCATGTCGGCCTGACTCCGCAATCCGTCCATCAACTTGGCGGCTACAGGGTTCAAGGCAAAGACATCGAAAGTGCGCTAAAGCTTGTCGAGGATTGCCTCGCGCTGCAGGATGCCGGCGCGTTTGCCATTGTGCTCGAGTGTATTCCGGAGCAGCTCTCGGCGATCGTAAGCCAGAAGCTGGCTATCCCGACGATCGGTATCGGCGCTGGTGCCGGCTGTGACGGACAGGTTCAGGTGTTCCACGATATCTTGGGTCTTGGCGGGCAGAGTCCTCCTCGGCATGCCAAGCAGTACGTCAACCTCAGTGCCACTATCACCCATGCGTTGAGAACGTTCACCGGCGAGGTGCGCGATCACGCGTTTCCTGGCAAGGAGCACTCGACGCAACTTGACCCCGAGGTGCTCGCCGAGTTGAAGCGAGCGTAG
- the nadA gene encoding quinolinate synthase NadA yields MRGHPSISAEIRRRAEERDAVILAHNYQRSDVQDVADYVGDSLGLSRQAAATSARIIVFAGVHFMAETAKILSPDKTVLLPEPSAGCPMADMMTADELASWREANPGVPVVTYVNSTAAVKALSDVCVTSANAVSVVRSLAAPKVLFGPDRNLASWVARALPEVEVIPWEGYCPIHEDVSPEEVRSAIEAHPEAEVLVHPECRPEVVEIADAVLSTSQMIAHAASSSSKAFIVVTEEGLLHALAKAAPGKRFYHIQPAMLCPNMKVTTLAKVRDSLALTQYPIEVDADVRLRALSAVERMIAIG; encoded by the coding sequence ATGAGAGGGCATCCGTCAATCTCGGCAGAGATACGTCGGCGTGCCGAGGAGCGCGACGCGGTAATCCTGGCGCACAACTACCAGCGCTCTGACGTCCAGGATGTGGCGGATTATGTCGGTGACTCGCTTGGGCTGTCGCGCCAGGCCGCGGCCACCTCGGCAAGGATCATCGTTTTTGCGGGCGTGCACTTCATGGCCGAGACAGCGAAGATTCTCTCGCCAGACAAGACGGTGCTGCTACCCGAGCCATCGGCCGGATGCCCGATGGCCGACATGATGACCGCCGATGAGCTCGCAAGTTGGCGTGAGGCCAACCCCGGAGTGCCGGTGGTCACTTACGTGAACTCGACAGCGGCGGTCAAGGCTCTCTCCGACGTCTGTGTCACCAGCGCCAACGCTGTTTCTGTGGTTCGCTCACTGGCGGCACCCAAGGTGCTCTTCGGCCCGGATCGAAATCTCGCTTCCTGGGTGGCTCGGGCGCTTCCGGAAGTCGAGGTCATCCCTTGGGAAGGGTATTGCCCGATACACGAAGACGTCTCGCCCGAAGAGGTTCGCTCGGCGATAGAGGCTCATCCGGAAGCCGAGGTGCTGGTGCATCCCGAGTGTCGCCCGGAAGTTGTGGAGATAGCCGATGCCGTGCTTTCCACCAGTCAGATGATAGCCCATGCCGCTTCGAGCAGCTCGAAGGCGTTTATCGTGGTGACCGAGGAAGGGCTATTGCACGCTCTTGCCAAGGCTGCGCCAGGAAAGCGCTTTTACCATATTCAGCCGGCGATGCTGTGCCCGAACATGAAGGTGACCACCCTTGCCAAGGTGCGCGATTCCCTTGCGCTGACGCAATATCCGATCGAGGTCGACGCCGATGTTCGCCTGCGAGCTTTGAGCGCGGTGGAGCGCATGATCGCCATTGGCTGA